A section of the Apodemus sylvaticus chromosome 10, mApoSyl1.1, whole genome shotgun sequence genome encodes:
- the Arhgap27 gene encoding rho GTPase-activating protein 27 isoform X2, protein MVDMISKLARRQSRALRAQVDDPPEPVYANVERQPRAKSPRSAAVPPRLSPVWETHTDAGTGRPYYYNPDTGVTTWESPFETPEGATSPATSRASVGSGESLETEWGQYWDEESRRVFFYNPLTGETAWEDETEELEEDHQEQLEMQPSLSPRSPGQQRPPTPETDYPELLANYPEEDYSPVGSFSDPDPTSPLVAPPGWSCQITPDKQMLYTNQFTQEQWVKLEDQHGKPYFYNPEDTSVQWELPQVPIPAPRSVRKSSQDSDTPAQTGPPEEKIKTLDKAGVLHRTKTVDKGKRLRKKHWSASWTVLEGGVLTFFKDSKTSAAGGLRQPSKLSTPEYTVELKGASLSWAPKDKSSKKNVLELRSRDGSEYLIQHDSEAIISTWHKAIAEGIEELSAGLLQREEGEPSSADFGSSERLGSWRDEDVRQNNAASPSLSPGGLESDLSRVRHKLRKFLQRRPTLQSLRDKGYIKDQVFGCALAQLCERERSPVPRFVQQCIRTVEARGLDIDGLYRISGNLATIQKLRYKVDHDERLDLDDGRWEDVHVITGALKLFFRELPEPLFPFSHFHQFIAAIKLQDPAQRSRCVRDLVRTLPAPNHDTLRLLIQHLCRVIEHGEQNRMSVQNVAIVFGPTLLRPEMEEASMPMTMVFQNQVVELILHQCADIFPPH, encoded by the exons ATGGTGGACATGATTTCAAAACTGGCCAGGAGGCAGAGCCGGGCCCTGAGGGCACAG GTGGACGACCCCCCGGAGCCAGTGTATGCCAACGTAGAGAGGCAACCTCGAGCCAAGTCGCCTCGCTCTGCGGCAGTGCCTCCTCGGCTCAGCCCGGTGTGGGAAACGCACACAGACGCGGGCACTGGGCGCCCCTACTACTACAACCCCGACACCGGCGTGACCACCTGGGAGTCACCCTTTGAAACACCTGAAGGAGCCACCAGCCCGGCCACCTCCCGGGCCTCTGTGGGCAGTGGGGAGAGCCTGGAGACAGAGTGGGGCCAGTACTGGGATGAGGAGAGCCGCCGGGTGTTCTTCTACAACCCCTTGACCGGTGAGACGGCCTGGGAGGACGAGACCGAGGAGCTGGAGGAAGATCACCAGGAACAACTGGAGATGCAACCCAGCCTGAGCCCGCGAAGCCCCGGGCAGCAGAGG CCCCCGACTCCTGAAACAGATTATCCCGAATTACTGGCCAATTACCCAGAAGAGGACTATTCTCCGGTGGGCTCCTTCAGTGATCCGGACCCCACTTCTCCCTTGGTTGCACCCCCTGGCTGGTCATGTCAAATTACCCCAGACAAACAGATGCTCTACACCAACCAGTTCACTCAAGAGCAG TGGGTAAAGTTGGAGGACCAGCACGGGAAGCCATATTTCTACAACCCGGAGGACACCTCTGTCCAGTGGGAGCTACCCCAG gtCCCGATCCCTGCCCCTCGAAGTGTCCGCAAATCGAGCCAGGATAGTGACACTCCAGCCCAGACTGGCCCTCCAGAGGAGAAG ATCAAGACTCTGGACAAGGCAGGAGTCCTCCATCGTACCAAGACAGTAGACAAGGGGAAGAGACTTCG GAAGAAGCACTGGAGTGCCTCCTGGACAGTGCTGGAGGGCGGGGTCCTGACCTTCTTCAAGGATTCAAAGACCTCAGCTGCAGGCGGCCTG AGGCAACCTTCCAAGCTCTCCACCCCTGAATATACGGTCGAACTGAAGGGGGCCAGTCTCTCTTGGGCCCCCAAAGACAAATCCAGCAAGAAGAATGTGCTAGAG CTGCGAAGCCGGGATGGTTCAGAGTACCTGATCCAGCATGACTCGGAAGCCATCATTAGCACCTGGCACAAGGCCATTGCGGAAGGCATTGAGGAGCTG TCTGCAGGCCTGCTCCAACGGGAGGAAGGTGAGCCCAGCAGTGCTGATTTTGGGTCCAGTGAGCGCCTCGGAAGCTGGCGGGATGAGGATGTGCGGCAGAACAACGCAG CCTCACCCTCGCTCAGCCCCGGAGGCCTGGAAAGCGACTTGAGCAGGGTCCGGCACAAGCTCCGTAAATTCCTACAGAGACGACCCACTCTGCAGTCTTTGCGGGACAAAGGCTACATCAAAG ACCAGGTGTTTGGATGCGCGCTGGCTCAACTGTGCGAGCGCGAGAGGAGCCCTGTGCCACGCTTCGTGCAGCAATGCATCCGCACCGTCGAGGCCCGGG GGCTGGATATTGACGGGCTGTACCGCATCAGTGGGAACCTGGCCACCATCCAGAAGCTGCGCTATAAGGTGGATCACG ATGAACGCTTGGACCTGGACGATGGGCGCTGGGAAGACGTCCACGTGATCACGGGCGCCCTGAAGCTCTTCTTCCGAGAGCTGCCGGaacccctcttccccttctcacaCTTCCACCAGTTCATAGCAGCCATCA AGCTGCAGGACCCAGCCCAGCGCAGCCGCTGTGTGCGTGACCTGGTGCGCACGCTGCCAGCCCCCAACCACGACACGCTCCGACTGCTCATCCAGCATCTGTGCCG GGTGATCGAGCACGGCGAGCAGAACCGTATGTCTGTGCAGAATGTAGCCATAGTGTTCGGGCCCACGCTGCTGCGGCCTGAGATGGAGGAAGCCAGCATGCCCATGACCATGGTGTTCCAGAACCAGGTGGTGGAGCTCATCCTGCACCAGTGCGCCGACATCTTCCCACCGCACTGA
- the Arhgap27 gene encoding rho GTPase-activating protein 27 isoform X3, which produces MQPSLSPRSPGQQRPPTPETDYPELLANYPEEDYSPVGSFSDPDPTSPLVAPPGWSCQITPDKQMLYTNQFTQEQWVKLEDQHGKPYFYNPEDTSVQWELPQVPIPAPRSVRKSSQDSDTPAQTGPPEEKIKTLDKAGVLHRTKTVDKGKRLRKKHWSASWTVLEGGVLTFFKDSKTSAAGGLRQPSKLSTPEYTVELKGASLSWAPKDKSSKKNVLELRSRDGSEYLIQHDSEAIISTWHKAIAEGIEELSAGLLQREEGEPSSADFGSSERLGSWRDEDVRQNNAASPSLSPGGLESDLSRVRHKLRKFLQRRPTLQSLRDKGYIKDQVFGCALAQLCERERSPVPRFVQQCIRTVEARGLDIDGLYRISGNLATIQKLRYKVDHDERLDLDDGRWEDVHVITGALKLFFRELPEPLFPFSHFHQFIAAIKLQDPAQRSRCVRDLVRTLPAPNHDTLRLLIQHLCRVIEHGEQNRMSVQNVAIVFGPTLLRPEMEEASMPMTMVFQNQVVELILHQCADIFPPH; this is translated from the exons ATGCAACCCAGCCTGAGCCCGCGAAGCCCCGGGCAGCAGAGG CCCCCGACTCCTGAAACAGATTATCCCGAATTACTGGCCAATTACCCAGAAGAGGACTATTCTCCGGTGGGCTCCTTCAGTGATCCGGACCCCACTTCTCCCTTGGTTGCACCCCCTGGCTGGTCATGTCAAATTACCCCAGACAAACAGATGCTCTACACCAACCAGTTCACTCAAGAGCAG TGGGTAAAGTTGGAGGACCAGCACGGGAAGCCATATTTCTACAACCCGGAGGACACCTCTGTCCAGTGGGAGCTACCCCAG gtCCCGATCCCTGCCCCTCGAAGTGTCCGCAAATCGAGCCAGGATAGTGACACTCCAGCCCAGACTGGCCCTCCAGAGGAGAAG ATCAAGACTCTGGACAAGGCAGGAGTCCTCCATCGTACCAAGACAGTAGACAAGGGGAAGAGACTTCG GAAGAAGCACTGGAGTGCCTCCTGGACAGTGCTGGAGGGCGGGGTCCTGACCTTCTTCAAGGATTCAAAGACCTCAGCTGCAGGCGGCCTG AGGCAACCTTCCAAGCTCTCCACCCCTGAATATACGGTCGAACTGAAGGGGGCCAGTCTCTCTTGGGCCCCCAAAGACAAATCCAGCAAGAAGAATGTGCTAGAG CTGCGAAGCCGGGATGGTTCAGAGTACCTGATCCAGCATGACTCGGAAGCCATCATTAGCACCTGGCACAAGGCCATTGCGGAAGGCATTGAGGAGCTG TCTGCAGGCCTGCTCCAACGGGAGGAAGGTGAGCCCAGCAGTGCTGATTTTGGGTCCAGTGAGCGCCTCGGAAGCTGGCGGGATGAGGATGTGCGGCAGAACAACGCAG CCTCACCCTCGCTCAGCCCCGGAGGCCTGGAAAGCGACTTGAGCAGGGTCCGGCACAAGCTCCGTAAATTCCTACAGAGACGACCCACTCTGCAGTCTTTGCGGGACAAAGGCTACATCAAAG ACCAGGTGTTTGGATGCGCGCTGGCTCAACTGTGCGAGCGCGAGAGGAGCCCTGTGCCACGCTTCGTGCAGCAATGCATCCGCACCGTCGAGGCCCGGG GGCTGGATATTGACGGGCTGTACCGCATCAGTGGGAACCTGGCCACCATCCAGAAGCTGCGCTATAAGGTGGATCACG ATGAACGCTTGGACCTGGACGATGGGCGCTGGGAAGACGTCCACGTGATCACGGGCGCCCTGAAGCTCTTCTTCCGAGAGCTGCCGGaacccctcttccccttctcacaCTTCCACCAGTTCATAGCAGCCATCA AGCTGCAGGACCCAGCCCAGCGCAGCCGCTGTGTGCGTGACCTGGTGCGCACGCTGCCAGCCCCCAACCACGACACGCTCCGACTGCTCATCCAGCATCTGTGCCG GGTGATCGAGCACGGCGAGCAGAACCGTATGTCTGTGCAGAATGTAGCCATAGTGTTCGGGCCCACGCTGCTGCGGCCTGAGATGGAGGAAGCCAGCATGCCCATGACCATGGTGTTCCAGAACCAGGTGGTGGAGCTCATCCTGCACCAGTGCGCCGACATCTTCCCACCGCACTGA